The following are encoded together in the Zingiber officinale cultivar Zhangliang chromosome 8A, Zo_v1.1, whole genome shotgun sequence genome:
- the LOC122009349 gene encoding putative plant UBX domain-containing protein 14 has translation MEFLPSMEEQQLLVSSFLQIVVGQTTAIATQFLQATRWNLHDAIRLFAHVKDGGGVSSPSMPPPINGNFRLQSDQVLASCNSDLVSRRAAWESKESVPSTANASHDKVSSLPLDLIRQGISDQGFLLFGPKANHSSLCQKRRRPFDSTLLNIQDPSKRLRQLDDEPNLDKNGGAFSSGYPILPEEPQDTKEVCRIRIRLPDDGHFIQRNFFRADSTKLLWSFCSLHLEDGQKRGFHFTQVIPGASKTLTYRSNLTFEEAGLSNWLITLVWD, from the exons ATGGAGTTCCTCCCATCGATGGAGGAGCAGCAGCTGCTGGTCTCGTCCTTCCTCCAGATCGTTGTCGGCCAGACCACCGCCATCGCCACCCAGTTCCTTCAG GCAACAAGGTGGAATCTTCACGATGCTATTCGACTCTTCGCTCATGTCAAAGATGGCGGTGGGGTATCATCGCCTTCCATGCCTCCGCCGATCAATGGAAATTTTAG GCTTCAATCAGATCAAGTGCTTGCGTCGTGCAATTCTGATTTAGTATCAAGGCGAGCTGCATGGGAGTCAAAAGAAAGCGTACCTTCAACAGCAAATGCTTCCCATGATAAGGTTTCTTCACTGCCACTTGACTTGATACGCCAAGGAATTTCTGACCAG GGTTTTCTTCTGTTTGGTCCCAAGGCAAATCATTCTTCTCTTTGTCAAAAACGTCGAAGACCTTTTGATTCTACATTGCTGAACATACAAG ATCCTTCTAAAAGGCTACGCCAACTTGACGATGAACCTAACCTAGACAAAAATGGTGGAGCCTTCTCAAGTGGTTATCCTATTCTTCCAGAAGAACCACAGGATACCAAAGAAGTTTGTAGGATACGGATCCGTCTCCCTGATGACGGACATTTTATTCAGCGAAACTTTTTCCGAGCTGACTCAACAAAG CTTCTGTGGTCTTTCTGTTCTTTGCATCTAGAGGATGGGCAAAAGCGAGGTTTCCACTTCACTCAAGTCATCCCCGGTGCATCAAAAACTCTGACATACCGTAGCAACCTAACTTTTGAAGAAGCCGGATTATCAAATTGGCTAATCACATTGGTTTGGGATTGA